Proteins from a genomic interval of Amphiura filiformis chromosome 9, Afil_fr2py, whole genome shotgun sequence:
- the LOC140160506 gene encoding uncharacterized protein, with protein sequence MTKQGVFRGLPTWLTVWLTVAVVVVIWDASMVLLRPHTLPGGKLNWLYFPYNLYITIDLRYGDMEDSFGIAQAWLNVVEIFIGIGALIMNYLRKPSTLLVTLVVCTMTFWKTVLFLLMYTKLANGEDELGTDDPILLIFCFMIPNGVWILFPGLSMWYLCKDILRRITNGDSHGKQN encoded by the exons ATGACCAAACAAGGAGTGTTTCGAGGGTTGCCTACCTGGCTAACAGTGTGGCTAACTGTTGCAGTAGTGGTTGTGATATGGGATGCATCAATGGTGCTTTTGCGACCTCATACTTTGCCAGGAGGAAAGCTTAACTGGTTATATTTTCCAT ATAATCTGTATATTACTATAGACTTGAGGTACGGTGACATGGAGGACTCTTTTGGAATAGCTCAAGCTTG GTTAAATGTTGTGGAAATCTTCATTGGAATTGGAGCTTTGATTATG AATTATCTAAGGAAACCATCCACTCTATTGGTAACACTGGTAGTCTGCACCATGACATTTTGGAAGACAGTCCTCTTTCTCCTAATGTACACCAAGCTAGCCAATGGAGAAGACGAATTGGGAACCGACGACCCAATACTGCTTATATTCTGCTTTATGATTCCCAATGGCGTATGGATCCTTTTTCCTGGTCTTTCCATGTGGTATTTGTGTAAGGATATTTTGAGAAGGATAACTAATGGTGATTCAcatggaaaacaaaattaa